From the Acidimicrobiia bacterium genome, one window contains:
- the yajC gene encoding preprotein translocase subunit YajC — protein sequence MILAQAAETQPSSLPTLILFLFLGAVFYLMIIRPQRSRMRKQQELADSLEIGDRVQTVGGIFGSVRRIDEDGVVLDVENGALKFSKRAIATKVNQD from the coding sequence GTGATTCTTGCCCAAGCTGCTGAAACTCAGCCAAGTTCATTACCAACACTGATTCTGTTCCTGTTCCTCGGAGCGGTCTTCTATCTGATGATCATCCGGCCCCAGCGTTCGCGCATGCGGAAGCAACAGGAACTGGCCGATTCCCTGGAGATCGGTGACCGGGTTCAGACCGTAGGAGGCATCTTCGGTTCCGTTCGGCGCATCGATGAGGACGGTGTCGTTCTCGATGTGGAGAACGGCGCACTGAAGTTCAGCAAACGAGCTATAGCCACCAAGGTCAACCAAGACTGA
- the tgt gene encoding tRNA guanosine(34) transglycosylase Tgt codes for MSLSIEARDGPARAGKLSTPHGEVPTPGFMPVGTRGSVRALDTADLVEVGAHMVLANTYHLMLRPGAELIDRLGGLHEFMAWDGPILTDSGGYQIFSLGPKIDDDGASFRSTYDGSQVRLTPEEAVRVQELLGPDIAMVLDECIGLPAPREQVQSAMERSLRWAERAVEAHSRPDQALFGIVQGGVDDELRAMSARATAELGFAGFGIGGLSVGEPPEERNRALEAALAELPDGKTRYVMGLGDAEGVLDAIQRGADLFDCVWPTRLARHGKVLTVDGDFNIRRAENSDDAGPIHPECTCTTCRRYSRAYLRHLVVTGELAAHRLLTIHNLHFTLNLLKEARLAITAGSFAEFRATVGDRRAFSDIGRGS; via the coding sequence GTGTCCCTTTCCATAGAAGCCAGGGACGGCCCGGCGCGTGCCGGCAAGCTCTCCACGCCGCACGGAGAGGTTCCGACACCGGGATTCATGCCCGTCGGAACGCGAGGCTCCGTCAGGGCACTGGACACAGCCGACCTCGTGGAAGTCGGGGCGCATATGGTTCTGGCCAACACATACCACTTGATGCTGCGCCCCGGGGCCGAGTTGATCGATCGGCTGGGCGGTCTCCATGAGTTCATGGCCTGGGACGGGCCGATCCTGACGGACTCGGGCGGGTACCAGATTTTCTCGCTCGGTCCGAAGATCGATGACGACGGTGCTTCCTTCCGCTCCACCTATGACGGCTCGCAGGTGCGTCTGACACCGGAGGAGGCCGTTCGTGTTCAAGAACTCCTCGGCCCCGATATCGCGATGGTGCTGGACGAGTGCATAGGGCTGCCGGCTCCCAGAGAACAGGTGCAATCGGCCATGGAGCGAAGCCTCCGGTGGGCCGAACGAGCAGTCGAAGCCCATTCGCGGCCCGACCAGGCGCTGTTCGGGATCGTGCAGGGGGGCGTCGATGATGAGCTCAGGGCTATGAGCGCCAGGGCCACGGCGGAACTGGGGTTTGCCGGGTTCGGGATAGGGGGGTTGTCGGTCGGCGAACCGCCCGAGGAGAGAAACCGAGCTCTCGAGGCGGCGCTGGCCGAACTCCCGGACGGCAAGACCCGCTACGTGATGGGGCTGGGCGATGCCGAGGGCGTTCTAGACGCTATTCAACGCGGAGCCGACCTCTTCGATTGTGTGTGGCCGACACGCCTCGCCCGCCACGGGAAGGTCCTGACTGTCGACGGGGACTTCAATATCCGTCGAGCCGAGAACTCAGACGATGCAGGACCCATTCACCCCGAATGTACCTGCACCACTTGCCGGCGCTACAGCAGGGCGTACCTCCGGCATCTGGTGGTGACCGGTGAACTCGCCGCCCACCGATTGCTGACGATCCACAACCTGCACTTCACTCTGAATCTCTTGAAGGAAGCCCGGCTGGCCATCACGGCCGGTTCCTTTGCCGAGTTCCGCGCGACGGTCGGCGACCGCCGCGCGTTTTCCGATATCGGTCGCGGTAGCTAG